The nucleotide window NNNNNNNNNNNNNNNNNNNNNNNNNNNNNNNNNNNNNNNNNNNNNNNNNNNNNNNNNNNNNNNNNNNNNNNNNNNNNNNNNNNNNNNNNNNNNNNNNNNNNNNNNNNNNNNNNNNNNNNNNNNNNNNNNNNNNNNNNNNNNNNNNNNNNNNNNNNNNNNNNNNNNNNNNNNNNNNNNNNNNNNNNNNNNNNNNNNNNNNNNNNNNNNNNNNNNNNNNNNNNNNNNNNNNNNNNNNNNNNNNNNNNNNNNNNNNNNNNNNNNNNNNNNNNNNNNNNNNNNNNNNNNNNNNNNNNNNNNNNNNNNNNNNNNNNNNNNNNNNNNNNNNNNNNNNNNNNNNNNNNNNNNNNNNNNNNNNNNNNNNNNNNNNNNNNNNNNNNNNNNNNNNNNNNNNNNNNNNNNNNNNNNNNNNNNNNNNNNNNNNNNNNNNNNNNNNNNNNNNNNNNNNNNNNNNNNNNNNNNNNNNNNNNNNNNNNNNNNNNNNNNNNNNNNNNNNNNNNNNNNNNNNNNNNNNNNNNNNNNNNNNNNNNNNNNNNNNNNNNNNNNNNNNNNNNNNNNNNNNNNNNNNNNNNNNNNNNNNNNNNNNNNNNNNNNNNNNNNNNNNNNNNNNNNNNNNNNNNNNNNNNNNNNNNNNNNNNNNNNNNNNNNNNNNNNNNNNNNNNNNNNNNNNNNNNNNNNNNNNNNNNNNNNNNNNNNNNNNNNNNNNNNNNNNNNNNNNNNNNNNNNNNNNNNNNNNNNNNNNNNNNNNNNNNNNNNNNNNNNNNNNNNNNNNNNNNNNNNNNNNNNNNNNNNNNNNNNNNNNNNNNNNNNNNNNNNNNNNNNNNNNNNNNNNNNNNNNNNNNNNNNNNNNNNNNNNNNNNNNNNNNNNNNNNNNNNNNNNNNNNNNNNNNNNNNNNNNNNNNNNNNNNNNNNNNNNNNNNNNNNNNNNNNNNNNNNNNNNNNNNNNNNNNNNNNNNNNNNNNNNNNNNNNNNNNNNNNNNNNNNNNNNNNNNNNNNNNNNNNNNNNNNNNNNNNNNNNNNNNNNNNNNNNNNNNNNNNNNNNNNNNNNNNNNNNNNNNNNNNNNNNNNNNNNNNNNNNNNNNNNNNNNNNNNNNNNNNNNNNNNNNNNNNNNNNNNNNNNNNNNNNNNNNNNNNNNNNNNNNNNNNNNNNNNNNNNNNNNNNNNNNNNNNNNNNNNNNNNNNNNNNNNNNNNNNNNNNNNNNNNNNNNNNNNNNNNNNNNNNNNNNNNNNNNNNNNNNNNNNNNNNNNNNNNNNNNNNNNNNNNNNNNNNNNNNNNNNNNNNNNNNNNNNNNNNNNNNNNNNNNNNNNNNNNNNNNNNNNNNNNNNNNNNNNNNNNNNNNNNNNNNNNNNNNNNNNNNNNNNNNNNNNNNNNNNNNNNNNNNNNNNNNNNNNNNNNNNNNNNNNNNNNNNNNNNNNNNNNNNNNNNNNNNNNNNNNNNNNNNNNNNNNNNNNNNNNNNNNNNNNNNNNNNNNNNNNNNNNNNNNNNNNNNNNNNNNNNNNNNNNNNNNNNNNNNNNNNNNNNNNNNNNNNNNNNNNNNNNNNNNNNNNNNNNNNNNNNNNNNNNNNNNNNNNNNNNNNNNNNNNNNNNNNNNNNNNNNNNNNNNNNNNNNNNNNNNNNNNNNNNNNNNNNNNNNNNNNNNNNNNNNNNNNNNNNNNNNNNNNNNNNNNNNNNNNNNNNNNNNNNNNNNNNNNNNNNNNNNNNNNNNNNNNNNNNNNNNNNNNNNNNNNNNNNNNNNNNNNNNNNNNNNNNNNNNNNNNNNNNNNNNNNNNNNNNNNNNNNNNNNNNNNNNNNNNNNNNNNNNNNNNNNNNNNNNNNNNNNNNNNNNNNNNNNNNNNNNNNNNNNNNNNNNNNNNNNNNNNNNNNNNNNNNNNNNNNNNNNNNNNNNNNNNNNNNNNNNNNNNNNNNNNNNNNNNNNNNNNNNNNNNNNNNNNNNNNNNNNNNNNNNNNNNNNNNNNNNNNNNNNNNNNNNNNNNNNNNNNNNNNNNNNNNNNNNNNNNNNNNNNNNNNNNNNNNNNNNNNNNNNNNNNNNNNNNNNNNNNNNNNNNNNNNNNNNNNNNNNNNNNNNNNNNNNNNNNNNNNNNNNNNNNNNNNNNNNNNNNNNNNNNNNNNNNNNNNNNNNNNNNNNNNNNNNNNNNNNNNNNNNNNNNNNNNNNNNNNNNNNNNNNNNNNNNNNNNNNNNNNNNNNNNNNNNNNNNNNNNNNNNNNNNNNNNNNNNNNNNNNNNNNNNNNNNNNNNNNNNNNNNNNNNNNNNNNNNNNNNNNNNNNNNNNNCCCCCCCAAGCCCCCACCCTAAAGCTCTCACCTTGACCTCGTACATCTTCAGGCGCCGTTTGAGCGTGGAGTTCTCCCTCTCCAGCCCGCTCAGGCGGTTCTTGATGTCGTCGTACGCGGTGATGAGGGCGAAATGGGACGCGGAGCACATCTCCCCCGAGAGGTCGGTGTTGGGGCTGTCCAGCCAGTCCTCGTCCGGCCCCAAAGCCTCCGGGGTCAGGATGCTGATGTCGTCCTCGAACATGGAGTCCATGGCGCGGCGTGAGTTCTGCCTGGGGGACGGGGTGAGATGGGGGGGGGCACGCAGCCCCCCTGGCACCACCGGGGCCACCAAGCAGTGGGGAGGGGACAGCAGCCGCATGCCACCTTGCAATGAATGGGAACAGCGGGGTCCCAGCAGCCCGCAGAGCACCAGCATCACGGAGCTGGGGTGGCAGCGAGTATCCcaaggaggggggggggggggggtgcccaggggggggggggggggaggggagggagggtgaCCGCGGTGACTTTCCCAACGCCCCCCAAGGAGCAGAGCACCAGAAATAGCGGCCGGTGCCAGCGGCTCCCAGCCCGCGATGCACGCGAGCTGCTTCCCACCCTCCCACGCGCACGGAGCCGCGCTGCCCTATATACCGGCACGGGGATGGAGGACGCGTGCCCGCAGCTCGCCCCGTCCCGGCCTCATCCGGGAGCCGCGGCCGCACAAATAATTcatggcagcaggaaggaaCGGGAAGCGAGAGCCGCAGGGTGCGGCGGGGACAGCCTGGGGCCAGCCCCGGCCACTcagccccccccgccccggggcTGGGAGGGAACCAGCTGCTCCCACACCGCAGCTCCTGGGGTCGTAGGCTGCCTGGGGGGGGATTGTGCAGCCTCTGATGGGATATGGGGCACTAAATGCAGACAAACCCTCGGCACCGCAGTCCCTCATCTCCACCAGGGCTTTAAATCACCCCCCGGATGGTGATGGAGGGGATAGGGCCCCCACTCGGCTCAGGCAAGGGAGGGCACCATCATCACTTCCCCgcggggaaactgaggcacgcacaaaaacatgcaaaattcCCTGGGGGCTCCCTCAAAGCGAGACCCCGGGAGTCCTGGGCTGAGGGCTGGATGGGGGCACCGCGGTGCCACGCTTCCCAATGGGGTGCCGAGCCCCCCCGCCCGGCCCTCCCATGACTCAGTTTCCCCCAGATCCCTCCAGGAGGACACACCACCCCTCCTCCAACCACCACCTGCCTTGCAGTGGGCCCCGTGAGCGGGGCGAGGCGGTGcgggctgggcagggctgcggCACGGTGCCGGGGCTCAGGCGCGGgtggggggcagcgggggctCAGCGGGAGGCGGAGCGGTGGGCATCGGGTTCCGGGGACCACGGAGGGAGTTTGTGGGGTTCCACGCTGGCGTCGCTCTCTCCTTATTGCTAACAGTCAGCCCTTCCTGGAGGCCTGTGGATGGGTttaaagagatggaaaatgggtctgtggggggggggggaataatGGGGGAAAGGGGATAGGGGAACGGTGGAATGGGA belongs to Numida meleagris isolate 19003 breed g44 Domestic line unplaced genomic scaffold, NumMel1.0 unplaced_Scaffold1110, whole genome shotgun sequence and includes:
- the LOC110390451 gene encoding TANK-binding kinase 1-binding protein 1-like; translation: MDSMFEDDISILTPEALGPDEDWLDSPNTDLSGEMCSASHFALITAYDDIKNRLSGLERENSTLKRRLKMYEVKVRALGWG